Genomic segment of Mercurialis annua linkage group LG6, ddMerAnnu1.2, whole genome shotgun sequence:
tataaattgaataattaacaTAAAAGTAGTAAAAATTCtctttaaaaatatagtatatagcATGCATCACATTGAATATGCGATATCTGATTAAATCTGTTTTTTTAAGCATAAGACATTTTCTATAATTACATTTTAGACGTAgctaggaaaaaaattcaatgagATGAGACAGTATACGAGCTTTGTTCCTTTACCTTCGGTTGATGAAATAATGCCAGAACCTATAAAAATCCAGAGTATTTATAGATAGATTATTCCTGAAAATCAAatagaataagaaaaagaagaagaagatcaatAGTTGGTATTCTAGACCAAAGCGTTAACTTTTCTTTAAAAGAAATAAGTTATTCAAAGAAAAGAGAGagtttgttttgaaacaaaaccgtAGGTGAAGAAAGTTCAAGAGTTTCGATAGAATTGTAAGTTTAAGAGTTTTAAAAGTGTCACCATACATTTAAGAAAGCTGAAATTTAAGAGAGTTCACTGAAATACACAAATCCACATATGGctgaataatataattttgagtTCAGCTTTATATTATTGTATAGATTATTAATCTTCTTCCTTTCAACCTGGTTAGGATATAGGGATCCTCTTATAGTTAACAATCATTCCCCATCCATCCTTCCCTTCTTTCGGAAGATCTTATAGGAATTCTTTTaagttcattttaatttgaagtATGTTAAATGAatttacaccattcattttataatgaatggttgtatattaaaaatatccaattttaattaaatgaatcTAGACTATTCATTATAAAACGAATAGTGTATATTAAACTTGTATTTAAGTTATTTCAGATATTTATCAATTATGTATCTCAAACACGTTGATGTATTGTCATTGACATTGTGTCAATGACTTGGTCGCATCTATTTGACGTGTCGACACATCAGACTGACACGCTAACGTGTCTGACACTAACGCGGCACGTGTTAGTTTCTTTATTGGGAGAACAGAAAATGTAAAGAACGAAAGTGGTGAttgtttttataacttttttttggtaattttctCGTTGAAATGAGCAAGTTATTAGGTTTTGAAGGATGTGTTGAGAGTTGAACAAAGGGCCTGAACTTGTGATATAAGGTCATTTAATCCAGTGTTGacttgtttgagcaactaactcCAAAATCAGTGGCGGAACCACGGGAGGGTcaagagggtcggccgaccctccccGCCGGAGAAAATCGAGGGACCGGTGCTACTTCACCGGTCCTCGTCTTCCTTTCGACACCCAGGCTTGAGGCCACAAGCAGATGAAAATCTGCTGATTTGCAGGCTGCAGTACGCCGGCCACCATCTTTCTCTAGCACGGGCTGAACTtttctatatctatatatatacatatttatgaCTACTTTGTAGCAATAGCCAATTTGGCTCAGTGGATTAAGACTTTCATCCTTTCTCAAAGGTCTTTGGTTCTATTCTTTTTGTatcattgttttatttttcttttattttactaAGATTTATTTTTGCACTAAAGGAAAATAATCAATACATTTTCATCTAACTCCTTTAATTTAAGACAattcatataattaaatttatatttttacaaaaaaaaattattattgtaaaaTTTTCTGGAATTAACAAGATgagtattttgttttttttttatctaaaatcacaatctttaaaaatttttttatctcaaattgGAGGAGcgaaataatttttattgaaataatttttaaattataagcaTATgcatttttatgttaaaattatttattctttGACATATTGATTAGCTCGGGCTGGAAAAAAATTCTAGTTCCGCAGATGCTTATAATTTTTATGGAACGATAATTCTGGAACGAAATGTATTTTTATGTCAAAATTATTTATTCTTTAACTCTTTTTATCATAATTAATGAATTCATTTGGTGAATTAGATTGATGATTAccataatttgataaattagtttGGTTGTGATGAATTAAATTGATGATTGTcataatttgataaattgaaTATGTAGGCAAAAATTTAGAACCCAATTAAATTGATCACATACATATAATGTTACCAAAAAAAGATCGTATTCTTTTTTGGCAAGAACTATATACTATAATGTTAGCAAAAAATGGTTATTTAGCCCCTCTGAAttggcacaaaatattaaaaatgttcaaatttgtattctatgaaaaaaaaactacaatCAATATTCTACTTTAGACGTTACagcttctttttttattataatttgatgaattgatttggtaaattaaatttattttttattaattttttaagataaattaaaaaatacaactCCCACCTCTTGCCCTTTTCAATtcttagtttttattaatttttatgtgttatttattattatcaacTCAACATTAAcactttaattattaaaattttcatttaatgtaCTTTTATATTTTGTGTGAAATTTCGACCCTCCTAAAAAACAattctggttccgccactgtcCAAAACTCGTCATTTTTAGGttaaataaccccataatttactttttttattgcaaaaataagtttaggataattttatcgcaacaattaggaaacttttaaatttctatttcgCATTTCTCaccacctccgatttgtattttacgcgtttttaaaaatacaattattggATTATCTcacccaaaaataaagagtttttggttagttgctcaaacaagtTAAAATAAATGACCTTCAGTCTCAAGTTcagcgttgaccctttgttgaTAAAGGCCCATAAGGAGTCCTGAATCAGAGAGTTACAAGGGATGGGCCGCATACTTGCTGAGAGAGAAAAGGTGATGATGATGGTGGGTAATTTTCTCGTTGAGATGACCTAGTTATTAGGTTTTAAAGGAgaaaaaattaggataaatactttatttttaaaaataatttgattttctacctcaataaaaaaaagataaaaaaaatacctcacttttttattgtttttattttttttactctaagacatgtttatattataattatacctaatttttattattattttactctaactatttttttactctaagtgaTAACTgtcacttttttcttttttctcgctatctttcttcttcttcttcttcttccctgTTTGTTTTTTCCagccattttcttcttcttcttttttccatttttattctcttctcTTCGTCGCTCCGCCATCAGTCCGTCGCCGCTCCGCCATCATTTTACTATTGCTCTCCGTtcatttcatatttgatttaattttttttcttaattcatggtgattaatacgatttatgttaactttcagatctaaataaattactccttgattttttcaattttagatctaaaaatctgcatgaaaaacgattttatgataaaaaaaacgattttctacaaacaaaacagcatctgattatcatatttatgagtatcactgcattatcatcacattatcatagcACTGcagaaaagataatttttatatagaaaaacatcctctgattatcatatgagtatcactatattatcatgtaattatcataacattgcaggAAAAAAAATCTgcagaaaataatgtttgattatcatatcgttatcataatattatcatacgaTACTTACATGGAAAAAATTTAcagaaatagtgtcatatgataatgatatgataatatttatggtacatatatgataacatttatgataatgtatgataaaatagtgtttgattatcatgtcgttatcataaaaCTGGAgcatgataattagatgataatgaattatgataaggttatgataactagatgataacgtacgtgaaaatagaatAACAAAAAGGTTTATGACACcggtatgataaccagatgataataaaataataaagttatggtaatagtatgataatatgatacatatatctaaaaaaattacagaaaaattatgataatgagatgatattgtaaagataatagtatgataatatgatacctgtatgaaaaaataattacaaaaaattatgatatcgagatgataatgtgaagataatagtatgataatatgaccttattatacttcattatcatattattttcttcacattatcatctcgttcataatttttatgtaatttttttcatataggtatcatattatcatactggtatcataattttattattatgtcgttgtcataacattatcatttaggtacaataatacattattatttcggtatcatatgattatgataacaagatgataatacagtgataactacacgataatcaatttttttttgtagaaatCTTTTTTAATGCattgttatgataacaacatgataatacagtgatacttaTATGCAGTGGCGGATCCAGAAATTTCATATGGTGGGGTCCGTATGtgtattaaaaatttcaaacaaaaataaaatatttcttttatattatcaacaataaatttttatatcttaaaaatattattgtcaCTCAcactattaaatttattatttaaatatatattttttatgcattattaaatatgtattttaatattgatAACTCATTTTACTTTATTCTGGCAAAAACAATTACCTTATAATTCattctttattaatttgataGTAGAAAAACTCGATTTATAATTACTATAGCTACATGTTCaatcaacaaaaatattaataatgatATGAGATCTAATTGCATACATTTtttagattatatatatatatatatatatatatatatatatatatatatatatatatatatatatatatatatatatatatatatatatatatatatatatatatatatatatatatatattatttaataaaatttaaataagtaattaaataaataagtgagtaaaatttttaataaaaacaacaaataaaaaaatatatatatcttaatatATGGATCCGCCTCtgctcatatgataatcagagactgtttttttttttaaatcttttttactgcagtgttatgataatcatatgataatcagatgctgttttttttttgcagatttttagatctaaaattgaaaaaaaaaatcaagaataatttatttatatttgagtgttaaaaaatcgcaataatcaccatgaattaaagaaaaaaaatatgaatgaatAATGTAGCGACGGTGGAGCAATGAAGAAACAGCGGCGAATCGATGAAGGAACggcgaaaaaagaaaaatggagaagataAAAAGAagtaaagaagaagaagaaaattgacgaagaaaaaagaaacacaggaaaagaaaaagaagaagggaGAGGAgagaaaaatgtaaaaatatgaCAGGTGTCATATGAGgtatttagaataaaaaattaaataaaagtaggtataattataatacaaacatattttaaagtaaaaaaataaaagcattagaATTATGAGATATTTTTACTATCTTTTgtttattgaggtaggaaatcaaattattttaaaaaatagatactAATGTCCCCTTTAAAGGATGTGTTGAGAGTGTTGATAAAGGGCCATAATGAGTCCTATAATCAGAGGGATGGGCCGCATGCTGAGAGAGAAAAGGTGGTGATGATGGTGGGTTGTTTTGCGTTTTGGCACATGGACACACCATCACCTGCAATCATCAgggtttttaatatatttgtgtCTGATAGACACAAATATTCCAAATTTGTGCCTCCTACCCTCAGTCCGCTATCTGAGATAGCGGACTGCTGGTTTTTAGaaccagcccgccatatgagatggcgggctaGTAGCTAATTAGGGTGATTAGCTTAATCACCCtaattagcaccagcccgccatctcatatggcgggctggttcctgatccccaatcattgggaatcagcccaatgattggggagagagttgGGGAGAGAGTTaattactctctccccaatcatttgaAGCTGATTGGGCAATAATTGCCCaatcagtttattttttttaaatttttttttatttaaccaaTGAATTGTAATTTACGTTAACTATTTTCGGGTTATTTTCGGACACTTCCGAgcgttattttataaaacaaatttaaagaatATTGTAGTTGATCTTTCAAAACCTGATTTTTTgtgaaactaatcaaaacgggTAATATTTTgtgaaactaatcaaaaccgGACAAACGTATCAAAACCGCTCGGAAGTAATTAAAACCGGACACGAACTAATCAAAACCGGACAAAAAAATCAGGTTTTGAAAGATCAACTACAATattctttaaatttgttttataaaataacgcTCGGAAGTGTCCGAAAATAACCCGAAAATAGTTAACGTAAATTACAATTCAttggttaaataaaaaaaaatttaaaaaaaataaactgattGGGCAATTATTGCACAATCAGCTTCAAATGATTGGAGAGAGAGTAATTAACTCTCTCCCcaactctctccccaatcattgggctGATTCCCAATGATTGAGGATCAGGAACCAGCCCGCCAcatgagatggcgggctggtgctaattaGGGTGATTAAGCTAATCACCCTAATTAGctaccagcccgccatctcatgTGGCGGGCTGGTTCTAAAAACCAGCAGCCCGCTATCTCAGATAGCAGACTGGGGGTGGGAGGCACAAACTTGGAATATTTGTGTCTATCAGACACAAATATGTCAAAAACCCCAATCATCACTCCACATCAGTCTTCTTATATGAATATCATTCATCTGAATGAGACTCAAGATATTAACACCTGCAGTCAGTTGTGAATTCTACTACCCAATCCTATGAAAATTAACAATGTCAACCCAATGATATGATGACTTTGTCTATGGGATGGGACCGCCTCTTCTTTGCCTAACCAaatatactattattattattattcatcgtGCTATTCATTTTTAATGAAGAACACTACTCCTCTGTCCTTTTCAACCTTCCTTTCAAATGACATTCACCTCCATTCTCTTCCTTATCATCCTCCACTTTGCTCCTCTTGTTCACAGTCTTGGCTCTTCCTCTACCATTGCTGCCACCTTTGCCACTGCTACTGTCTGTGGCATTGTCGCCGGCGAACCTACTCAGAGAATTCAATGCTACCGGAATGGCCACTTAATTTCAGTCCAGCCCAACGTTTCTTTCGAAGCTATCTCTGCAGGCTTCACCTTCTTCTGCGCCCTTCGCTCTGGAGGCTTCAGCGTTTTCTGCTGGGAGACACTATCCGCATCCAACTCCTCAAGCTTCCACCCCAGGCGCATCTACAACAGCAACACCGTCCGCTTAACTGATCTGGCTGTGGGAGATGATCAAGTTTGCGCACGAGAGGTCAACTCCGGTGAAGCCAAGTGCTGGCGAGGCAAAGACAGAGGTGGCTCTCTTTTTCCATTGCCTGGTGCGGCGTTTAAGTTCACTACGCTCACATCCGGCAGTGGGTTTACGTGTGGAATTCTGAGAAATAGTAACAAAGTTTATTGCTGGGGTATTAATGATGTGGGCGATGAGATTTGGAGACAGTTTGGTAACTTTACGATGTTAAATATAGTTGCTGGAAAATCCCATGCCTGTGGGTTGACCAGCAATGGAAGTCTGGTATGTAAAGGGAGAAATGAGGGGGGAGAATTGGACGTTCCTTTTAATTCAGCTTTTGAATTTTCAGGGCTTGCTCTAGCATCCGATTTCAGCTGTGCCATTGGCCAATCAAATGGATTGGTAAAATGCTGGGGAAGAGGTGCAGACAAATTTCTACTCAACGGCAACGTATCAGGAGAAGTTCCGTTCGAGCTAATAGTGGCTGGTATGGATTTCATGTGTGGGCTCAGCACAAGAAATTTGTCCATGATTTGTTGGGGACAGGGATGGTCTCAGTCTCATCATGCATTTAATCTTCCATTAGGAATGATGATCCCAGGTCCATGTGTTCAATCTTCATGCACCGCCTGTGGTCTCTATCCTAACTCTGAGCTTCTGTGCTATGGCTCTGGGAATATCTGCAAATCATGCCGGATTGAGCTTCCATTTGCTCTGCCGTTGCCCCCAACAATGCCACCGCCATCTCAGCCACTTCCTTCATCATTGCCCCAAAATAAGTACTCTTTGGCTTTTCTAGTTTTTGGATCGGTTGGTAGCTTTGCAGGCTTCTGCACCattatttattgcttatacaATTTACTGAAAATGAGAAGTAGAAATCAGAATCTTGTGCAGCCCTCTGCTACTAATGCCCATGAGACTGCAACTTCTGTGACTACATATGGCTCTACACCTGCTACACCGTCTCTGAAATCCTTTTCCGCTAGGCGTTATGGCTCGCGGAGATTGGGGAGCAGTTCAGGGACATTGGGGCGCCAGAGAAGTGAATCATCCTCTAAGCATTTGGAGAAAACCCAGGACTTTTTACTAGCAGAGCTGGTTGTAGCTACAAACAATTTTTCAGCACAAAGCAAGATTGGTGCCGGAAGCTTTGGCAGTGTTTACAAAGGCGTACTTGCAGATGGTCGGCTAGTGGCTATTAAAAGAGGAGAAAAAGttaagaagatgaagaaatttCAGGAGAAGGAAAGCGCATTTGAATCAGAGCTAGCATTGTTGTCGCGGCTTCACCATAAGCACTTGGTAAATCTAATAGGTTTCTGCGAAGAGATGGATGAGAGGCTTTTGGTTTATGAGTTCATGAGCAATGGGTCGCTCCATGATCACTTGCACAGAAACAAGAGCAGCATTTTAAATTCCTGGAGAATGAGGATCAAAATTGCACTAGATGCTGCAAGAGGAATTGAGTATCTCCACAACTATGCAGTGCCACCTATTATTCACAGAGATATCAAGTCGTCCAACATACTGTTAGATGTAAATTTGACTGCTAAAGTATCCGATTTTGGGTTGTCACTAAAGGGGCCAGAGACGGATCGAGAATTCATGTCGGCCAAGGCAGCCGGAACTGTAGGATACATCGATCCCGAGTACTATGTAATGAACGTACTGACAGCAAAAAGTGATGTTTATGGGCTAGGAGTAGTGATGTTAGAGCTTTTGACGGGTAAGAAGGCTGTTTTCAAGAAGGAAGAAGAAGGCAGCGGTCCAATAGAAGTAGTGGAGTATGCGGCGCCGCTGATAGCTGCAGGGAAGATGCAGAGAGTGTTGGATAAAAGAGTGAGTCCGGCAGCGATTCAAGAAGTGGAGGCGGTAGAGATAATGGCCTACACTGCAGTGCATTGTGTAAATTTGGAGGGAAAAGAAAGGCCTAATATTATGGAGATTGTGGCTAATTTGGAAAGAGCAATAGGTTTGTGCGACGGGTCCCCTGGTAGAGTCTCCTCTAGTACATACTCCACCATTCCTTCAGATTGAagtttctttgttttgtttttctgcTCAATATTCTTTTGGTAGCCACCATTAATACGATGGCCCCTATGTTATTTTTTTGGTATTAATtcattatttgtttaaattttatctttcttCTTGCATTAATCAGCAAAAGGTATAGTGAGCCCAGGCAACATGATTCTATGTAGTATGTAACGTAGTAATTGTTACAGCCAGGCTGCCTGTTCCCTAAAGAGCGATCAAAAAGTCCAAATGATTTGGTGAAAACATGtttgtttatgtattaaataagTACAGCATTGGCATCAGCATgtgatttttaaacttttgaaaaatGAGAGAAAGCTAATAGTTGGTGACAGAATGGGATATGATAAATTAATACTGAGGCTGAGGCACGTCTCTCACAGGGGATTTGACTTTAAAACACCATTAATTTACATTGATGCGTTAATTACTTTGTTCCATCAATCTCAACTCAAGTAGGTATCGGATGAATTGTTAATTAACAATATAATGCAGAATGAgactttatcttttaaaaaaatgttaggCCACCGATAGGGATTTCCAGCAAcaacatttttaattaataatgcTGACCATCAAGCCTTGTTTCTCAATTAATAATTGCAAGTTAGGACATTATAGTGCAACATAATATCTGGAGCATTAATTCAGCATCAAGTAACTTCAAACTCGATAAGAAGCCTTACATGCTTAAACTGCACTCCTTTACGATCGTGTAATGGAAGTGATCGTATCCCAGTTCTGATCTCTAAAACAGGCAAACAAGTTTGGCCTCCAAAGTCAGGATGTCCTGGTGGATCATACTCGTATACTTGAATCCAAAGAACAGCCAATTCATAACAGCTCAGTGGGAATACAAATTCCTCATTCCATTCCGGAAACCAGTCATCTTCAATAACTCTTGTTTTCCGCTTAGCCTTATCAGCTGCCACCCCAGCAACAGAGATCTGAAATAAACGGATCAATTATTCCTCAACTAACTAAAACATTGACATGTATAGATGTTGTTACCTTGACATAGAAGTCCGGGGAGCATAGATCAAAATGCATTTGGTGAAAATCCAAGTGCCACCCTTCCCCCATGTAATCTTTACCTgtttataactaaaattaaGATGAGTAGAGTAAGAATGAGTCTATATATTGCAACAGTCAATGCACCTTCAGAATGTCTTCGTGGGATGATAATGAGGTTCCAACAAGAAGCTAGGCTTTTTCAGATAACCACGCCCACCATTAACTCTAAAAATTCCCTGCATAACCCAAAGCCCAGAGCTGCTAGCCATACCCCTGCAGACAGAGAGGGAGAAGACAAAAGGTATGATGCATAATTACTGTTTGGGTGCATTGTTGCAATCTGATATGCACTTGTCTTCTATTCAAATCATTGTTTCTTCTAATGACCAGCCATCTAATTTACTGCCATTTTATATAAGACAATCAAGACAACTAACCTGCATATTAAACGCGACCATCTGAGTTCCATGCTTCCTCCCAACAAATGGATTATGATGAGACGAATCAAGTCGAATTCCTTTTGGTTATATTCTAAGGGAATTTCGCTGAGTGAACCTATTTAAAGAAGCAATTACTGTCTCTATGCTTGCTATGATAATTATTTTGCCGAGATAGTGTTTGATACTTCTTGTCATCAGTAAAGCAAATTCATATCTTGCGATGTAGATAGGCAGAATATGCGATCATAACATTTACCTAATTATTTCTTCTCCCTGCGTTCTTGCAGTTGCTCACTCAGACTCAGACGTCTTAACTTTGTCTGGATCAATGCTTAGCAAGTTTTCTGATGGACCTTTCGGCTTTCCTGCATGAATGGCTATAATGTTCCTATATCCAGAGTATGCCTTCTCTTCGTCTTCATCTGGTGCATGGTCTTGCTCACCTAGCTGCTCCTGTTTACCGAAACCCGAGCAGGCAATTATTTATACGGAAAGTCGAGAGCATTTAAAATAAGAACATGGTGCATCACATAGaatattctttaattaaaatctGCAATTCTTGAATAGAACCTGCCTTCTCATCATCCGGTGTGTTTTTTCTTTGATGATTTTCTTGGCTTACAGTGAATCTCTTTCTCTGCTATTCTGAATTTCAAGATACTCTTTTGGGGGTTTAGTTGAAATCAAAA
This window contains:
- the LOC126685760 gene encoding putative serine/threonine-protein kinase-like protein CCR3; translation: MTFTSILFLIILHFAPLVHSLGSSSTIAATFATATVCGIVAGEPTQRIQCYRNGHLISVQPNVSFEAISAGFTFFCALRSGGFSVFCWETLSASNSSSFHPRRIYNSNTVRLTDLAVGDDQVCAREVNSGEAKCWRGKDRGGSLFPLPGAAFKFTTLTSGSGFTCGILRNSNKVYCWGINDVGDEIWRQFGNFTMLNIVAGKSHACGLTSNGSLVCKGRNEGGELDVPFNSAFEFSGLALASDFSCAIGQSNGLVKCWGRGADKFLLNGNVSGEVPFELIVAGMDFMCGLSTRNLSMICWGQGWSQSHHAFNLPLGMMIPGPCVQSSCTACGLYPNSELLCYGSGNICKSCRIELPFALPLPPTMPPPSQPLPSSLPQNKYSLAFLVFGSVGSFAGFCTIIYCLYNLLKMRSRNQNLVQPSATNAHETATSVTTYGSTPATPSLKSFSARRYGSRRLGSSSGTLGRQRSESSSKHLEKTQDFLLAELVVATNNFSAQSKIGAGSFGSVYKGVLADGRLVAIKRGEKVKKMKKFQEKESAFESELALLSRLHHKHLVNLIGFCEEMDERLLVYEFMSNGSLHDHLHRNKSSILNSWRMRIKIALDAARGIEYLHNYAVPPIIHRDIKSSNILLDVNLTAKVSDFGLSLKGPETDREFMSAKAAGTVGYIDPEYYVMNVLTAKSDVYGLGVVMLELLTGKKAVFKKEEEGSGPIEVVEYAAPLIAAGKMQRVLDKRVSPAAIQEVEAVEIMAYTAVHCVNLEGKERPNIMEIVANLERAIGLCDGSPGRVSSSTYSTIPSD